A window from Chelmon rostratus isolate fCheRos1 chromosome 13, fCheRos1.pri, whole genome shotgun sequence encodes these proteins:
- the cdk5r2b gene encoding cyclin-dependent kinase 5 activator 2b: MGTVLSISPATKKASIMDAEVAGDGVKNDKSLKRHSMFVSLSWKKLVASSAKKSAKKVTPNPLPAPSSQVAHLNSENIRKTHQTEEKKPKVPIPVPVPTVPKQNNEAVAQNGRLSSVQKQSSSLSLVSPRRIVIQASTGELLRCLGDFMCRRCFKLKELNSGEVILWFRNIDRTLLLQGWQDQGFITPANLVFVYLLCEDTVADSIDSAAELQGTFQTCLYLAYSYMGNEISYPLKPFMNESNKDVFWETSLRIINRMSAKMLQLNADPHFFTEVFQDLKNQRDSNESNLDR; the protein is encoded by the coding sequence ATGGGAACCGTCCTCTCTATATCCCCGGCGACCAAGAAGGCGTCTATCATGGACGCCGAGGTCGCAGGGGATGGAGTGAAAAACGACAAGAGCCTCAAGCGGCACTCGATGttcgtctctctctcctggaAGAAGCTGGTGGCCAGTTCGGCCAAGAAGAGCGCCAAGAAAGTGACCCCGAATCCGCTGCCCGCCCCGTCCAGCCAGGTGGCTCATCTCAACAGCGAGAACATCAGGAAGACGCACCAGACCGAAGAGAAGAAACCCAAAGTGCCCATCCCGGTCCCGGTGCCCACGGTCCCCAAGCAAAACAACGAGGCTGTAGCCCAAAACGGGAGGCTTTCCTCGGTCCAGAAGCAATCCAGCAGCCTGTCTCTGGTGTCACCGAGGCGGATAGTCATCCAGGCTTCAACCGGGGAGCTGCTGCGCTGTTTGGGGGACTTCATGTGCCGCAGGTGTTTTAAACTGAAAGAGTTGAACAGCGGAGAGGTGATCCTCTGGTTCCGAAACATCGACCGGACTCTTTTGCTCCAGGGCTGGCAGGACCAGGGCTTCATCACGCCGGCTAACTTGGTGTTCGTGTACCTGTTGTGCGAAGACACGGTAGCGGACAGCATCGACAGCGCCGCCGAGCTGCAGGGCACCTTTCAGACTTGCCTCTACCTCGCCTACTCCTACATGGGCAACGAGATCTCCTACCCGCTCAAGCCGTTCATGAACGAGTCCAACAAGGACGTTTTCTGGGAGACGTCGCTCCGGATCATCAACAGGATGAGTGccaaaatgctgcagctgaacgCGGACCCGCACTTTTTCACCGAGGTCTTCCAGGACCTCAAAAACCAACGAGACAGCAACGAGTCGAACCTGGACCGCTGA
- the fev gene encoding protein FEV produces MSCIAWEGTNGEFKLIDPDEVARRWGERKSKPNMNYDKLSRALRYYYDKNIMTKVHGKRYAYKFDFHGLAQVCQPSTTEQAIYKFQGNFSPIPFSGISKLNLVAPGVGPSGFSYWPGSPPAALYHSHNLQPPGPFGTVSPSHISCVNNINSLSNINSHYN; encoded by the coding sequence ATGTCGTGCATCGCCTGGGAGGGCACCAACGGCGAGTTCAAGCTCATCGACCCGGACGAGGTGGCCCGGCGCTGGGGGGAGCGCAAAAGCAAACCCAACATGAACTACGACAAGCTGAGCCGGGCGCTACGCTACTACTACGACAAGAACATCATGACCAAAGTCCACGGCAAGCGCTACGCCTACAAGTTTGATTTCCACGGCTTGGCGCAGGTGTGCCAGCCGTCCACCACGGAGCAGGCCATCTACAAGTTTCAGGGTAACTTCTCACCGATTCCCTTCTCCGGAATCTCCAAACTGAACCTCGTGGCTCCCGGCGTGGGCCCGTCGGGTTTCTCCTACTGGCCCGGTTCCCCTCCGGCGGCTCTCTACCACAGCCACAACCTCCAGCCTCCGGGGCCCTTTGGCACCGTGTCTCCGTCCCACATCAGCTGCGTCAACAACATTAACAGTCTGAGTAACATCAATAGCCATTACAACTGA
- the cryba2b gene encoding beta-crystallin A2b has protein sequence MNTQQMEQMGQFKITVWEEENFQGKRCEFMLECQNIMDRGFNKIRSIKVENGPWVGYEYPEFQGQQFILEKGDYPRYEAWSGNSSYRTEHMLSFRPIKCANHSDSKVTLYECEDFQGRKFEMCDDYPSLQAMGWCSKEVPSIKVNSGAWVAYQFPGYRGYQYILERDRHQGEYRNYNEYSTQAHTNQVQSIRRIQH, from the exons ATGAACACTCAACAGATGGAGCAGATGGGCCAGTTCAAGATCACAGTCTGGGAGGAGGAGAACTTCCAGGGAAAGCGCTGTGAGTTCATGCTGGAGTGCCAGAACATCATGGACAGGGGCTTCAACAAGATCCGTTCCATCAAGGTTGAGAATGGACC TTGGGTGGGTTATGAGTACCCAGAGTTCCAGGGACAGCAGTTTATCCTGGAGAAGGGAGACTACCCTCGCTACGAGGCCTGGAGTGgaaacagcagctacagaacCGAGCACATGCTCTCCTTCAGACCCATCAAGTGCGCT AACCACAGTGACAGCAAGGTGACCCTGTACGAGTGTGAGGACTTCCAGGGCCGTAAGTTTGAGATGTGCGATGACTACCCCTCCCTACAGGCCATGGGCTGGTGCAGCAAGGAGGTGCCCTCTATCAAAGTCAACTCGGGAGC ctgggTGGCCTACCAGTTCCCTGGTTACCGTGGCTACCAGTACAtcctggagagagacagacaccaaGGCGAGTACAGAAACTACAACGAGTACAGCACCCAGGCTCACACCAACCAGGTGCAGTCCATTCGTAGGATCCAGCACTAA
- the umps gene encoding uridine 5'-monophosphate synthase, whose product MENDSIDALILKLHDVNAVKFGEYKLKSGMMTPIYIDLRVLVSYPALMNQVSSLIYQRMIEEGLQFDSVCGVPYTALPLATIICSRHELPMLIRRKEAKDYGTKRLVEGSFREGDICLIIEDTVTSGTSILETAEVLYKGGLKVTDAVVLMDREQGGVEMLASQGIKLHPIISMFKLLNVLLAAERIDAQTAQSVRKFILDNNTFSPKEENGNDVPATKKPCVQQDVELSYADRAKLPNVHPLASKLLTIMQEKQSNLCVSADVTSSEELLRLADSLGPSVCMLKTHVDILKDYTAAFSQKLQALAEKHNFLIFEDRKFADIGNTVKHQYEGGLYQISSWSHIVNAHAVPGPGVVKGLSAVGKPLGRGCLLIAQMSSQGSLATGEYTKAALEMAEEQSDFVIGFICGSKISKRPEFIHMTPGVQLQAGGDVLGQQYTTPEEVLYNKGSDVIIVGRGILEAPDRLKAAESYRKSGWEAYTRRLGRSGQ is encoded by the exons ATGGAAAACGATTCGATCGACGCTTTAATCCTGAAGCTCCACGATGTGAACGCGGTGAAGTTTGGAGAGTACAAGCTGAAGAGCGGCATGATGACACCCATTTACATCGACCTGAGGGTTCTCGTGTCCTATCCAGCGCTCATGAACCAG GTGTCAAGTCTCATCTACCAGCGAATGATAGAAGAGGGGCTACAGTTTGACTCGGTGTGCGGGGTCCCGTACACAGCCCTGCCATTGGCCACGATCATCTGCTCCAGGCACGAGCTTCCCATGCTCATCAGGCGAAAGGAGGCCAAGGACTATG GAACCAAGCGTCTGGTGGAGGGCTCGTTTCGTGAGGGCGATATATGTCTGATCATTGAGGACACGGTGACCAGCGGCACCAGCATCCTGGAGACTGCTGAAGTGCTCTACAAAGGGGGGCTGAAG GTGACGGATGCTGTAGTACTGATGGACAGGGAGCAAGGCGGCGTGGAGATGTTGGCTTCTCAGGGAATCAAGCTGCATCCCATCATCTCCATGTTCAAGCTGCTCAACGTGCTGCTGGCGGCCGAACGCATCGACGCACAAACCGCCCAGAGCGTCCGCAAGTTCATCCTGGACAACAACACTTTCAG CCCAAAGGAGGAGAACGGCAATGATGTTCCTGCCACCAAGAAGCCGTGTGTGCAGCAGGACGTGGAGCTGAGCTATGCAGACAGAGCCAAACTACCAA ACGTTCACCCTCTGGCGTCAAAGCTGCTGACGATCATGCAGGAGAAGCAGTCGAACCTCTGCGTGTCGGCCGACGTGACGAGCAGCGAGGAGCTCCTGCGGCTGGCAGACTCTCTGGGTCCGAGCGTCTGCATGCTGAAGACCCACGTAGACATCCTGAAG GACTACACAGCGGCCTTCAGCCAGAagctgcaggctttggctgagAAGCACAACTTCCTCATCTTTGAAGATCGCAAGTTTGCAGACATTGGGAACACAGTCAAGCATCAGTATGAAG GTGGTTTGTACCAGATCTCATCCTGGTCCCACATCGTGAATGCCCATGCGGTGCCGGGGCCCGGCGTAGTGAAGGGTCTGAGCGCCGTAGGAAAGCCCCTGGGCCGAGGCTGTCTGCTCATAGCACAGATGAGCTCCCAGGGCTCACTGGCTACCGGTGAATACACAAAGGCTGCG CTGGAGATGGCTGAGGAGCAGTCGGACTTTGTGATCGGGTTTATCTGCGGCTCCAAGATCAGCAAGAGGCCAGAGTTCATCCACATGACCCCTGGggtgcagctgcaggctggag GTGATGTGTTGGGCCAGCAGTACACCACTCCGGAGGAAGTCCTCTACAACAAAGGCTCCGATGTCATCATCGTGGGTCGGGGTATCCTTGAGGCCCCTGATAGGCTGAAAGCTGCTGAGTCATACAGAAAGTCAGGCTGGGAGGCTTACACAAGGAGACTGGGCCGGAGTGGCCAATAG